A genomic stretch from Aminobacter aminovorans includes:
- the tsaD gene encoding tRNA (adenosine(37)-N6)-threonylcarbamoyltransferase complex transferase subunit TsaD, with protein MRVLGIETSCDETAASVVALESGQPPRILSSTVFSQIEEHAAFGGVVPEIAARAHVEALDGIVEAALEDAGVALEDIDAIAATAGPGLVGGLIVGLMTAKAIAAAAGKPLIAINHLEGHALTARLTDGLEFPYLLLLVSGGHTQIVLVRGVGNYQRWATTIDDALGEAFDKTAKMLALPYPGGPNVEKAAQAGDATRFVFPRPMKGSAQPDFSFSGLKTSVRQAATSVAPLSDQDVADICASFQAAVADTLGDRVKRALARFRAEFPDTAAPALVVAGGVAANKQIRAMLEKLCAKNGFAFIAPPMALCTDNAAMIAWAGIERLRADLVEPGAFDFVPRSRWPLDSVSAPVVGSGRRGAKA; from the coding sequence ATCCGTGTTCTTGGCATCGAGACGAGCTGCGACGAAACCGCGGCCAGCGTCGTTGCGCTCGAATCCGGGCAGCCGCCACGCATCCTGTCGAGCACAGTGTTCAGCCAGATCGAGGAACACGCGGCCTTTGGCGGTGTCGTGCCGGAGATCGCCGCGCGCGCCCATGTCGAGGCGCTCGACGGTATCGTCGAGGCAGCGCTCGAGGATGCCGGCGTTGCTCTTGAGGACATCGACGCAATCGCCGCCACCGCTGGTCCCGGCCTCGTCGGCGGGCTGATCGTCGGGCTGATGACGGCCAAGGCGATCGCCGCTGCCGCCGGCAAGCCGCTGATCGCCATCAACCATCTCGAGGGCCACGCGCTGACGGCGCGCCTCACCGACGGCCTGGAATTCCCCTATCTGTTGCTGCTTGTCTCAGGCGGCCATACCCAGATCGTGCTGGTCAGGGGCGTTGGCAATTACCAGCGCTGGGCGACCACCATCGACGACGCGCTTGGCGAAGCCTTCGACAAGACCGCCAAGATGCTGGCACTGCCCTATCCGGGTGGCCCCAACGTCGAAAAGGCGGCCCAGGCAGGCGACGCCACCCGCTTCGTCTTCCCGCGCCCGATGAAAGGCTCGGCCCAGCCTGACTTTTCCTTCTCCGGCCTCAAGACCTCGGTGCGCCAGGCAGCAACATCGGTGGCGCCACTCAGCGACCAGGATGTTGCCGACATCTGCGCCTCCTTCCAGGCGGCGGTTGCCGATACGCTCGGCGACCGGGTCAAGCGCGCGCTGGCCCGCTTCCGCGCCGAGTTTCCTGATACGGCCGCCCCCGCTCTCGTGGTCGCCGGCGGCGTCGCTGCCAACAAGCAGATCCGCGCCATGCTGGAAAAGCTCTGCGCCAAGAACGGCTTTGCTTTCATCGCGCCGCCCATGGCTCTGTGCACCGACAATGCCGCGATGATCGCCTGGGCTGGCATCGAGCGCCTGCGCGCCGATCTCGTCGAGCCGGGCGCATTCGATTTTGTGCCGCGCTCGCGCTGGCCGCTGGATAGCGTGTCGGCACCTGTAGTCGGTTCCGGCAGGCGGGGAGCCAAGGCATGA
- a CDS encoding EVE domain-containing protein has product MSEKKYWLFKSEPFKFSFEMLKAKGKDGTQWDGVRNYLARNNMRAMQIGDLGFFYHSNEGLEVVGIAEVCALAHHDSTTEDPRWECVDIRYHSPVPKPVTLADVKANPKLEKMALVTSMRLSVQPVTPDEWQEVCRMAGLDKAP; this is encoded by the coding sequence ATGAGCGAGAAGAAATACTGGCTGTTCAAATCCGAGCCCTTCAAATTCTCCTTCGAGATGCTGAAGGCCAAGGGCAAGGACGGCACACAGTGGGACGGCGTGCGCAACTACCTCGCCCGTAACAACATGCGCGCCATGCAGATCGGCGATCTCGGCTTTTTCTATCACTCCAATGAAGGGCTCGAGGTCGTCGGCATCGCCGAGGTCTGTGCACTCGCCCATCATGATAGCACCACCGAGGACCCGCGCTGGGAATGCGTCGACATCCGCTACCACAGCCCGGTCCCCAAGCCCGTCACCCTTGCCGACGTCAAGGCCAATCCGAAGCTCGAAAAGATGGCACTGGTCACCTCGATGCGCCTGTCGGTCCAGCCGGTGACGCCTGACGAATGGCAGGAAGTCTGCCGCATGGCCGGGCTCGACAAGGCGCCGTGA
- the gcvA gene encoding transcriptional regulator GcvA: protein MRFVPGTRALRTLAAAGKHLNFTRAADELGLTPAAVSHQIKEIEDQLGVVLFTRTSRTIRLTEAGSALVDASVDALDLLNRAVSRARKMTRGTALLKVTLDAQFASKWLMRRIDSFRKRHPDIELRFDISYEVRDFDLDDVDVAIRFGMGKYPGLVADRLFDNMIIPVCSPALLASGPPLRVPRDLFHHTLVHIEWSQQGVTWPNWRMWMAAAGVDDFDDSRSVVFTTSSDAVQAAIDGSAVALADFAMVANDLSEGRLVRPFDLGIRVSREFAYFLVYPKNVADDPRIVAFRAWILDEAEKTQT, encoded by the coding sequence ATGCGCTTCGTACCTGGGACACGTGCTTTGCGAACGCTGGCGGCTGCCGGCAAGCATCTTAATTTCACCCGGGCTGCCGACGAGCTCGGTCTGACGCCGGCTGCGGTGAGCCATCAGATCAAGGAAATCGAGGATCAACTCGGCGTCGTGCTGTTTACCCGCACCAGCCGCACCATTCGGCTGACCGAAGCGGGATCGGCATTGGTGGATGCCTCGGTCGATGCGCTCGACCTGCTCAACCGCGCTGTGTCACGGGCCCGCAAGATGACGCGCGGGACGGCCCTGCTGAAGGTGACGCTCGACGCGCAGTTCGCCTCGAAATGGCTGATGCGGCGCATCGACAGTTTCCGCAAGCGGCACCCCGACATCGAATTGCGCTTCGACATCAGCTACGAGGTGCGCGATTTCGACCTCGACGACGTCGACGTCGCCATCCGCTTCGGCATGGGCAAGTATCCGGGGCTGGTCGCCGACCGGCTGTTCGACAACATGATCATCCCAGTCTGCAGCCCAGCGCTGCTGGCCTCAGGTCCGCCGCTCAGGGTGCCGCGCGACCTGTTTCACCACACGCTGGTGCATATCGAATGGTCGCAGCAGGGCGTGACATGGCCGAACTGGCGCATGTGGATGGCGGCGGCGGGGGTCGACGACTTCGACGACAGCCGCTCAGTGGTGTTTACCACCTCGTCCGATGCGGTGCAGGCGGCGATCGACGGCAGCGCCGTGGCGCTGGCCGACTTCGCCATGGTGGCGAACGACCTGTCGGAGGGGCGACTGGTCCGGCCGTTCGACCTCGGCATCCGGGTGTCGCGCGAGTTCGCCTACTTCCTGGTCTATCCCAAGAATGTCGCCGATGACCCGCGCATCGTGGCGTTCAGAGCATGGATCCTCGACGAAGCCGAGAAAACCCAGACCTGA
- a CDS encoding YciI-like protein — protein MLFALLCKDKPNHLQVRLDARPDHVAFLNDLNAKGALKFAGPFLDADGKPDGSLVVIEAADAAAAQAVAGTDPYARAGLFESVQIRPWNWVFNNPASA, from the coding sequence ATGCTTTTCGCACTGCTCTGCAAGGACAAGCCGAACCATCTCCAGGTCCGCCTCGACGCGCGGCCCGACCATGTCGCCTTCCTCAACGACCTCAACGCCAAGGGCGCTCTGAAGTTTGCCGGCCCCTTCCTTGACGCCGACGGCAAGCCGGATGGCTCGCTCGTCGTCATCGAAGCCGCCGACGCCGCCGCGGCCCAGGCTGTTGCCGGCACCGATCCCTACGCCAGGGCCGGTCTGTTCGAGAGCGTCCAGATCCGCCCGTGGAACTGGGTGTTCAACAATCCTGCCAGCGCCTGA
- a CDS encoding outer membrane lipoprotein carrier protein LolA — protein MNDIRTPTRRRLLGFAAAIALTATPLVAFNGPAQAQGSDAAQRIADHFASVRSMSGEFVQFGPRGEQTGGKFFLQRPGKIRFNYEAPSNFKVISDGQSVVILNSKMRTSDLYPLSKTPLKLLLDERIDLSGNKVKSVTEEDDLTTIKLSDKQVFGNSTITMMFDPKTYELRQWTITDAQGKDTTVMVFNVKQGGSFPGDTFKIDYKLNRELNAQKKSD, from the coding sequence ATGAACGACATCCGCACCCCGACCCGCCGACGCCTGCTCGGCTTCGCGGCCGCGATCGCGCTGACCGCGACGCCGCTGGTCGCCTTCAATGGCCCGGCCCAGGCACAAGGCTCCGATGCCGCCCAGCGCATCGCCGATCATTTCGCGAGCGTGCGCTCGATGTCGGGCGAGTTCGTGCAGTTCGGTCCGCGCGGCGAGCAGACCGGCGGCAAGTTCTTCCTGCAGCGTCCGGGCAAGATCCGCTTCAACTACGAGGCACCGTCGAACTTCAAGGTCATTTCTGACGGCCAGTCGGTGGTCATCCTGAATTCGAAGATGCGCACCTCCGACCTCTACCCACTGTCGAAGACGCCGCTGAAGCTGTTGCTCGACGAGCGCATCGACCTCAGTGGCAACAAGGTCAAGAGCGTCACCGAAGAGGACGACCTGACCACAATCAAGCTGTCGGACAAGCAGGTCTTCGGCAACTCGACCATCACCATGATGTTCGACCCCAAGACCTACGAATTGCGCCAGTGGACGATTACCGACGCCCAGGGCAAGGACACCACCGTGATGGTGTTCAACGTCAAGCAGGGCGGTTCCTTCCCGGGTGATACGTTCAAGATCGACTACAAGCTCAATCGCGAGCTGAACGCCCAGAAGAAGAGCGACTAA
- a CDS encoding uroporphyrinogen-III synthase, producing the protein MAQRVLVTRPEPGATRTARRLEALGFEPVLLPLSETRPLPVARESVPANATAIAITSANALRHAPSGLIERLSRLPCHAVGARTAESARRAGFLSVNEGPGDAAALADMISIELGKATVAYLCGRVRMPDFERRLGVHGIRVVPIETYDTVALTPAPSFVRQQLGGQPIDAVLVYSARAAAAFGSLMETQAEADHLMRNASCLCLSGRIASALVGGLRVEVAPDPNEDALLALLGDPD; encoded by the coding sequence ATGGCACAGCGGGTGCTGGTGACGAGGCCGGAACCCGGCGCCACCCGCACCGCGCGGCGCCTTGAAGCACTCGGCTTCGAACCAGTCCTGCTGCCGCTTTCCGAGACGCGGCCGCTGCCGGTGGCCCGCGAAAGCGTGCCAGCCAACGCTACAGCCATTGCCATCACCAGCGCCAATGCGCTGCGCCATGCGCCGAGCGGGCTGATCGAGCGCCTGAGCCGGCTGCCTTGCCATGCGGTGGGGGCCCGAACGGCCGAAAGCGCGCGCCGGGCCGGCTTCCTGTCGGTCAATGAAGGGCCGGGCGATGCCGCGGCGCTTGCCGACATGATATCAATCGAACTCGGCAAGGCGACTGTCGCCTATCTCTGTGGTCGGGTGCGGATGCCGGATTTCGAGCGCCGTCTCGGCGTCCATGGCATCCGGGTGGTACCGATCGAAACCTATGACACTGTCGCGCTCACTCCGGCGCCGTCCTTCGTACGCCAGCAGCTTGGCGGGCAACCAATCGATGCCGTGCTCGTTTACTCGGCGCGTGCCGCCGCGGCCTTCGGTTCGCTGATGGAAACGCAGGCCGAGGCGGACCACCTGATGCGGAACGCGAGCTGTCTTTGCCTGTCTGGCCGCATTGCCTCCGCACTGGTCGGCGGGCTCAGGGTCGAGGTCGCACCCGACCCGAATGAGGATGCGCTGCTGGCGCTTCTCGGCGATCCGGACTGA
- a CDS encoding class I SAM-dependent methyltransferase: MAGSLPHGRARQGAVTTASPTRLTPEGAATFIRANTVLMRPPHVPEVLLHLADEAHDLWRRTEEELSEIGLPPPFWAFAWAGGQGLARYVLDRPETVAGKRVLDFASGSGLVAIAAMKAGAARLVGADIDPFCEAAIRLNAEANVVEVDFVGADQVGRDDGWDVVLAGDVFYEKPFADRLVPWFEALRARGADVLVGDPGRSYLPGKRLEKLATYEVPVTRALEDAEVKRTTVWRFA; this comes from the coding sequence ATGGCAGGAAGTCTGCCGCATGGCCGGGCTCGACAAGGCGCCGTGACCACGGCTTCTCCGACACGCCTGACGCCCGAGGGTGCTGCAACCTTCATCCGCGCCAACACGGTGCTGATGCGGCCGCCGCATGTGCCTGAAGTCCTGCTCCATCTCGCCGACGAGGCGCATGACCTGTGGCGCCGCACCGAGGAAGAACTGTCCGAAATCGGCCTGCCGCCCCCCTTTTGGGCGTTCGCCTGGGCCGGCGGGCAAGGCTTGGCGCGTTATGTGCTCGATCGCCCCGAAACCGTAGCCGGCAAGCGCGTGCTCGACTTCGCCTCCGGTTCCGGTCTCGTCGCCATAGCTGCCATGAAGGCTGGTGCTGCCCGCCTCGTCGGCGCCGACATCGACCCGTTCTGCGAAGCGGCGATCCGGCTTAATGCCGAGGCGAACGTGGTCGAGGTCGACTTCGTCGGCGCCGACCAGGTCGGCCGCGACGACGGTTGGGATGTGGTGCTCGCCGGCGACGTCTTCTACGAAAAGCCTTTCGCCGACCGGCTCGTGCCGTGGTTCGAAGCGCTCCGGGCCCGCGGCGCCGATGTGCTCGTCGGCGATCCCGGCCGCTCCTACCTGCCCGGGAAACGGCTGGAAAAGCTCGCCACCTACGAGGTCCCGGTGACCCGCGCGCTCGAAGACGCCGAGGTCAAGCGCACCACCGTCTGGCGCTTCGCCTGA
- a CDS encoding response regulator transcription factor encodes MTSRTILIVDDDDDLRSTLVEQLALYEEFEVLEEATAAKGVTAARAGLIDLLIMDVGLPDMDGREAVKILRKGGYKAPIIMLTGHDTDSDTILGLEAGANDYVTKPFRFAVLLARIRAQLRQHEQSEDATFSVGPYTFKPSQKLLIDARGGKVRLTEKEASIIKYLYRADQKVVTRDVLLEEVWGYNSGVTTHTLETHVYRLRQKIERDPSNAEILVTESGGYKLVP; translated from the coding sequence ATGACCTCACGCACCATCCTCATCGTCGACGATGACGACGATTTGCGCAGCACGCTGGTCGAACAGCTGGCGCTTTACGAGGAGTTCGAAGTTCTTGAGGAAGCGACGGCCGCCAAGGGCGTCACCGCGGCGCGTGCTGGCCTCATCGACCTGCTGATCATGGATGTCGGCCTGCCCGACATGGATGGGCGCGAGGCGGTGAAGATCCTGCGCAAGGGCGGCTACAAGGCGCCGATCATCATGCTGACCGGCCACGACACCGATTCCGACACGATCCTCGGCCTCGAAGCCGGCGCCAACGACTATGTCACCAAGCCGTTTCGCTTTGCCGTCCTGCTCGCCCGCATCCGCGCCCAATTGCGCCAGCACGAGCAGAGCGAGGACGCCACCTTCTCGGTCGGCCCCTATACCTTCAAGCCGAGCCAGAAGCTTCTCATCGACGCCCGCGGCGGCAAGGTCAGGCTGACCGAAAAGGAAGCCTCGATCATCAAATATCTCTACCGCGCCGACCAGAAGGTGGTCACCCGCGACGTCCTTCTCGAGGAAGTCTGGGGCTATAATTCGGGGGTTACGACCCACACGCTGGAAACCCATGTCTACCGGCTGCGCCAGAAGATCGAGCGCGATCCTTCCAATGCTGAAATTCTTGTGACAGAAAGCGGCGGATACAAGCTGGTCCCCTGA
- a CDS encoding L,D-transpeptidase family protein — protein sequence MQVGGLVFPCALGRGGITANKREGDGGTPLATMRLLSGYFRRDQFVSGGSCLPMSPISADLGWCEVPDDRNYNRPVKIPYGASHERMKRDDSLYDACLVLDWNIRPRRRGRGSAIFFHLARPGFTPTQGCVAVTAQVMARLLPQLSRQTVLKVVR from the coding sequence ATGCAGGTCGGCGGGCTGGTGTTTCCCTGTGCGCTGGGGCGCGGCGGCATCACCGCAAACAAACGCGAGGGCGATGGCGGCACGCCCCTGGCGACGATGCGGCTGCTGTCGGGCTATTTCCGCCGCGACCAGTTCGTGTCGGGGGGAAGCTGCTTGCCGATGAGCCCGATCAGCGCCGATCTCGGCTGGTGCGAGGTGCCAGACGACCGCAACTACAACAGGCCGGTGAAGATACCTTACGGCGCCAGCCACGAGCGCATGAAGCGCGACGACAGTCTCTATGACGCCTGCCTGGTGCTCGACTGGAACATCAGGCCGAGGCGGCGCGGGCGCGGCAGCGCGATCTTCTTCCATCTGGCGCGGCCGGGCTTCACGCCGACGCAAGGCTGTGTCGCGGTCACGGCGCAGGTGATGGCGCGGCTGTTGCCGCAGCTGTCGCGCCAGACGGTGCTGAAGGTGGTGCGTTAG
- the xth gene encoding exodeoxyribonuclease III, giving the protein MPFSIATWNINSVRLRMPLVERLLNEYAPDVLCLQETKCPDDQFPSAAFRKAGYEHIAFHGQKGYHGVATVARRPLEIVEKRRFCEIDDSRHLSVRFEAGGKKVVLHNFYVPAGGDEPDVEINPKFRHKLGFVSEMNAIRADHDEGSASVLVGDLNIAPLEHDVWSHKQLLNVVSHTPVETESFEAMRKAGEWVDLMRLNVPDDQKIYTWWSYRAKDWETSNRGRRLDHVWSSANLAPRLTGIDILSAARGWERPSDHVPVIARFDLD; this is encoded by the coding sequence ATGCCCTTTTCCATCGCCACCTGGAACATCAACTCCGTGCGTCTGCGCATGCCGCTGGTCGAGCGGCTGCTGAACGAGTACGCGCCCGACGTGCTGTGCCTGCAGGAGACCAAGTGCCCCGATGACCAGTTTCCGTCGGCAGCTTTCCGCAAGGCCGGCTACGAGCACATCGCCTTCCATGGCCAGAAGGGCTATCACGGCGTCGCCACGGTGGCGCGGCGGCCGCTGGAAATCGTCGAGAAGCGCCGCTTCTGCGAGATCGACGACAGCCGGCACCTGTCGGTGCGTTTCGAGGCCGGCGGCAAGAAGGTCGTGTTGCACAATTTCTATGTTCCGGCAGGCGGCGATGAGCCCGATGTCGAGATCAATCCGAAATTCCGCCACAAGCTCGGCTTCGTTTCCGAGATGAACGCGATCCGCGCCGACCATGACGAAGGGTCGGCCTCGGTGTTGGTCGGCGACCTCAACATCGCGCCGCTGGAGCACGACGTCTGGTCGCACAAGCAATTGCTCAACGTCGTCAGCCACACGCCCGTCGAGACCGAAAGCTTCGAGGCGATGCGCAAGGCCGGCGAGTGGGTCGACCTGATGCGGCTCAATGTGCCCGACGACCAGAAGATCTACACTTGGTGGAGCTACAGGGCGAAGGACTGGGAGACCTCCAACCGCGGCCGACGGCTCGATCACGTCTGGTCCTCGGCAAACCTTGCGCCGCGGCTTACCGGCATCGACATCCTGAGCGCCGCGCGTGGCTGGGAGCGGCCGTCGGATCATGTGCCGGTCATAGCGCGCTTCGACCTCGACTGA
- the hemC gene encoding hydroxymethylbilane synthase, with the protein MQTRALRIGTRGSLLALAQAHETRARLMAAHGLPEAAFEIVTISTSGDRIQDRPLSLAGGKGLFTKELEEAMYSGEIDIAVHSSKDMPTQLPEGLELSAFLPREDPRDAFIGRAAPSIMELPQGAVVGSSSLRRQALIRRMRPDLDVVMFRGNVQTRLRKLDEGVAQGTILANAGLRRLGLEEVITDLMPLDAFPPAPGQGAICIESRIGDTDVTNMLQAIDHRPTGQALACERAFLAALDGSCRTPIAGYAEIEGDRLSFSGLILTPDGTMWHEAKAEGPVADAAEIGRNAGDEVRARAGTTFFEGWS; encoded by the coding sequence ATGCAAACTAGAGCCTTGAGAATCGGAACCCGCGGCAGCCTGCTGGCGCTCGCCCAGGCGCATGAGACGCGTGCGCGGCTGATGGCGGCGCATGGCCTGCCGGAAGCGGCGTTCGAGATCGTGACGATTTCTACCAGCGGCGACCGCATCCAGGACCGGCCACTGTCGCTCGCCGGCGGCAAGGGGCTGTTCACCAAGGAACTGGAAGAGGCGATGTATTCCGGCGAGATCGACATCGCCGTGCATTCGTCCAAGGACATGCCGACGCAGCTGCCAGAGGGGCTCGAACTGTCGGCGTTCCTGCCGCGCGAGGACCCAAGGGATGCGTTCATCGGCCGCGCGGCACCCAGCATCATGGAACTGCCGCAAGGCGCCGTCGTCGGTTCGTCGTCGCTCAGGCGGCAGGCGCTGATCCGGCGCATGCGGCCCGATCTCGACGTGGTGATGTTCCGCGGCAACGTGCAGACCCGGCTGAGGAAGCTCGATGAGGGCGTGGCCCAGGGTACGATCCTCGCCAATGCCGGCCTGCGCAGGCTTGGGCTCGAGGAAGTCATCACCGACCTGATGCCGCTCGACGCCTTTCCGCCGGCCCCGGGTCAAGGTGCCATCTGCATTGAAAGCCGCATCGGCGATACCGACGTCACCAACATGCTCCAGGCGATCGATCACAGGCCTACCGGCCAGGCCCTGGCCTGCGAGCGGGCGTTTCTGGCAGCTCTCGACGGTTCATGCCGGACACCGATCGCCGGCTATGCCGAGATCGAGGGCGACAGGCTGTCTTTCTCCGGGCTTATCCTGACGCCGGATGGTACGATGTGGCACGAGGCCAAAGCCGAGGGCCCGGTTGCGGATGCTGCCGAGATCGGCCGTAATGCCGGCGACGAGGTGCGGGCACGGGCCGGCACCACATTCTTCGAAGGATGGAGCTAA
- a CDS encoding NAD(P)H-dependent glycerol-3-phosphate dehydrogenase: MSAYKVTVLGGGAWGTALALAMLRAGHAVTLWARDGESVAAIARGTNPRYLPGITFETGITATTDLAQALAGTDCVLVVTPAQALRSVLTEVKQHIADDVPLVLCAKGIERDTGRLLADISSAILPDNPVAALSGPSFATDVSRGLPTAVVVAAEDEALASALATRFSAANLRCYSSDDLIGVEIGGALKNVFAIAAGAVTGAGLGASAQAALVTRGFVELRRLGAAFGARPETLMGLSGLGDLMLTCSSVQSRNFAYGVALGKGEELAGRPLAEGVATAYITARLTRERGIEAPIIEAVAALLDNAITINEAVAGLMTRPLRAEAD, encoded by the coding sequence ATGAGCGCATACAAAGTCACGGTTCTCGGCGGCGGCGCCTGGGGCACCGCACTTGCGCTGGCCATGCTGCGCGCCGGCCATGCCGTCACGCTCTGGGCCCGCGACGGCGAGAGCGTCGCGGCGATCGCCAGGGGCACCAACCCGCGCTATTTACCCGGCATCACCTTCGAGACCGGCATTACAGCCACGACCGACCTTGCCCAGGCGCTGGCCGGCACCGACTGCGTGTTGGTCGTCACCCCGGCACAGGCGCTGCGCAGCGTGCTGACCGAGGTCAAGCAGCATATCGCCGACGATGTCCCGCTTGTGCTCTGCGCGAAAGGCATCGAGCGTGACACCGGCCGGCTCCTGGCGGATATCTCGAGTGCCATCCTCCCCGACAATCCGGTCGCGGCTCTGTCCGGTCCAAGCTTCGCCACCGATGTTTCGCGTGGTCTGCCCACGGCCGTCGTCGTCGCCGCCGAGGACGAAGCTCTGGCCTCGGCACTTGCGACGCGCTTCTCGGCTGCCAACCTGCGCTGCTATTCCAGCGACGACCTGATCGGCGTCGAAATCGGCGGTGCGCTGAAGAACGTCTTTGCCATCGCCGCCGGCGCCGTCACCGGGGCCGGCCTCGGCGCTTCGGCCCAGGCAGCCCTCGTCACCCGTGGTTTCGTCGAACTGCGTCGCCTCGGCGCCGCCTTCGGCGCCCGGCCCGAAACGCTGATGGGCCTGTCTGGTCTCGGCGACCTGATGCTCACCTGCTCGTCGGTGCAGTCACGCAACTTCGCCTATGGCGTGGCGCTCGGCAAAGGCGAAGAGCTCGCCGGCCGGCCGCTCGCCGAAGGTGTCGCCACCGCCTACATCACCGCCCGCCTGACCCGCGAGCGCGGCATCGAGGCTCCGATCATCGAGGCCGTTGCTGCCTTGCTCGACAACGCCATCACCATCAACGAGGCCGTCGCCGGGCTGATGACCCGTCCGCTGCGCGCCGAAGCCGACTGA
- a CDS encoding cyclic nucleotide-binding domain-containing protein yields MALDDDIRILSGVRLFEGFTQEQLRLLAFGAENVNLPADRKLYREDDEADSAYVVISGRIALYREVDGLRTEVGTAGPGSMLGELALIADTRRLTSAAAAIDSEIIRLNRKMFHRILEEYPELAERLHQHILEDLQDMLARIESLAPRFGK; encoded by the coding sequence ATGGCGCTGGATGACGACATCCGCATCCTGTCCGGCGTGAGGCTGTTTGAGGGCTTCACACAAGAACAGCTGCGTTTGCTGGCCTTCGGTGCGGAGAATGTGAACCTCCCCGCCGATCGCAAGCTCTACCGCGAGGACGACGAAGCCGATTCGGCCTATGTCGTGATATCGGGACGTATAGCGCTCTATCGCGAGGTCGACGGCTTGCGCACCGAGGTCGGCACCGCCGGACCTGGCTCGATGCTTGGCGAGCTCGCCCTCATTGCCGACACCAGGCGCCTGACCAGTGCCGCCGCCGCCATCGATTCGGAAATCATCCGGCTCAACCGCAAGATGTTCCACCGCATCCTCGAGGAATATCCCGAACTCGCAGAGCGGCTGCACCAGCATATCCTCGAAGACCTCCAGGACATGCTCGCCCGCATCGAAAGCCTAGCGCCGCGATTCGGCAAGTAG